ATGTCCGGTGCCAGCCAGCGGCACAAGCACCTCCAGCTCACGCCGCCGCTCGGTCCCGAGGGCCTGCGCGCTCCCATGGAGAAGCTGCTCTCACCACCGCCGGCGCGGGGCCACGTCACCACGGTGCCGGCCCTGGGCTTCGCCCACGCGGTGACGGGCCTCGGGCGCTGGGAGGGTGTGGCTGGTGAGGACGCGGCGCGGATGCTGGAGGCCTACGAGGCCCTGAGGGCCGCGGTCGGAATGCATCAGGAGCTCTCTCCGTACAACCTGCTCGCCACGCGGAACTGGATGCTGCTGGTGCCCAGGCCTCGCGCCGAGGCCCACGGCATCAACGTCAACGCCCTGGGCTTCGCCGGCTCGCTGCTCGTCAAGACGCAGGAGCAGTTGCAGCAGGTCGAGGCCCTCGGCCCCTTGGGGCTGCTGCGGCAGGTCTCCCAGCCCGCCCCTACGGCGTCGCCGGAGCCGGAAGCTCGATAAGACCCGCGCGGTCCAACAGCTCGCGCACGTGCGCGGTGAATGCCACGTGCTCGGGGTTGCTCGCCGTCATGAGCTCGGGAGAGAGGATGAGGAGCCATCCCAGCTCCCCCACC
This is a stretch of genomic DNA from Archangium violaceum. It encodes these proteins:
- a CDS encoding ATP adenylyltransferase family protein, with product MSVAMNTPPATPPPPLRPEELWPRILSTTRQGLATGALQPIATECHTVEHQGVPFQVRVLGRVQLKERRKKEPPRPGFDPFENPEPDLTVGDVTPTHLCLLNKFNVVEHHLLIVTRAFEEQESPLTHADFEALALCMEGLDGLAFYNSGEMSGASQRHKHLQLTPPLGPEGLRAPMEKLLSPPPARGHVTTVPALGFAHAVTGLGRWEGVAGEDAARMLEAYEALRAAVGMHQELSPYNLLATRNWMLLVPRPRAEAHGINVNALGFAGSLLVKTQEQLQQVEALGPLGLLRQVSQPAPTASPEPEAR